The genomic window TCCGCTCGCTTCTGGCCCTGCTGGCGCCGTGCATCATCATGTGCGGCATCATGTCGGGCGTCGTCACGCCGACGGAGTCGGGCGCTCTGGCCGCGGCTTACTGCGTTTTCGCCGGCGTGGCGGTGACGCGCCGGCTGACGCTGCGCGGTTTCGCCGAGGCGATCGGCGAGACGGTGCGCCTGACCAGCGCGATTTTTCTGATTATGGGCGCGGCTTCGGTGGTCGGCTGGTATCTCAAGTGGGAGCGCGTCACGCAGGCGTTCAGCCAGGTCATCGTCGACGCCGGGCTGCTGGGGCATCCGTGGCTGCTGATGGTCGTGCTCAGCCTGATCGTCTTCGTGATCGGCATGTTCATGGAGGAGATCTCGGTAATGACGCTGCTGACGCCGGTGTTCGCGCCGCTGGCGGCCAAGGCCGGCATCGACCCGTTCCATTTCGGCGTGGTGATGACGCTGAACGTGACGATCGCGTTGATCACGCCGCCGGTAGGGGCCTGCAACTATATCGTCGCCGCGGTGGGCAAGGTGCCGCTGGGCGAGATGTTCCGCCGGATCTGGCCGTTCGTGCTCGCGGCGCTGGCGGTGCAGCTGGTTATCGTTACGTTCCCGGTCTTCACGACCTATATCCCCCGCCTCATGGGATTGTAGAAAAGTTTTGCGGAACAGGCTGGCTGTCGCGCCGGCCTGTCTTTTTTGTGGGGAGCGTCTCTTTCGCGAAAAATATAAACAAAATTGCAATTTTCATCTGGCAATAAACTGATAGTTGATTTATAATGAACGCATTTCAATGGAGGTGAGCGAATGTGACTCACGCGATAGAAGTAAAAGATCTGCATAAGTCGTTCGGCTCTCTCGACGTGCTGAAAGGCGTCTCGCTGAACGTCGACGAGGGAGAAGTGATTACGGTCATCGGCCCCAGCGGATCGGGCAAGAGCACTCTGGCGCGCTGCATCGCCCGTCTGGAGAAGATCGATTCCGGCGAAATCTATGTTTACGGCCGCCGCATGGACGGCGGGAAGATGTCCAACGCCATGGAGTCGGAGCTGCTGGGCATGATCTTTCAGCAGTTCAACCTGTTCCCGCATCTGAGCGTGCTGGAGAACGTGGCGATCGCGCCGATGAAAGTGCGCGGCAAATCTCGCGCCGAGGCGGAGAAGACCGCCGGAGAACTGCTCGAGCGCGTCGGCCTCGGCGACAAGATCGAGGCGTTCCCTGCCCAGCTTTCCGGCGGCCAGCAGCAGCGCGTGGCCATCGCCCGCGCGCTGGCCATGGATCCGAAGGTGATGCTGTTCGACGAGCCGACTTCGGCGCTCGATCCCGAACTGGTCGGCGACGTGCTCAGCGTCATCGCTGATCTGGCCAGAAGCGGCATGACGATGATGATCATCACGCACGAGATGCTCTTCGCCAGGGAAGTGTCCGACCGCGTCGTCTTCATGGCCGACGGGCACATCGTCGAGCTGGGCACGCCGGACGACATTTTCGTGCACCCGCAGAAGGAACGGACGCGTGCGTTCCTGCAGCGCGTACTTTCCCATTACGGCGCGGCCGTGGCGGAGGAGGCGAAGTAAATGGAACTGGACTTTTCCGTGCTGATCCCCTATATGCACATGTTCTGGAAGGGCGTGTGCGTGACCATTCAGGCTTCGTTCTTCGGCGTGCTGTTCGGTTCGGCGCTGGGCATCTTCATCGGTTCGTTCCGCGTCATGCCGTTCAAGCCGCTGCGCTATCTGATGGCGACGTACATTTACGTGCTGCGCGGCACGCCGCTGATGATCCAGCTGTTTTTGATCTACTTCGGCCTGCCGGCGCTGGGCGTGAACCTCGACGCGGCTACGGCGGGCATCCTCGGCATCGGCATCAACTCTTCCGGCTACGTGGGCGAGATCGTCCGCGGCGGCATCGAGGGCGTGCCGAAGGGGCAGTGGGAAGCGGCCAAAATGCTGGGGCTGTCCTATTGGCAGACGATGAAGAGCATCATCCTGCCGCAGGCGATCCGCCACATGCTGCCGGCCATCGGCAACGAATTCGTGACGCTGATCAAGGAGTCGTCGCTGCTCTCCGTGCTCGCCATCAGCGACCTGACGATGGTCGGTCAGCAGGTGCGCAGCGTCACCTATGCCTCATTCGAGACGTTCATCTTCGTCGCGCTGGTCTATCTGGTGCTGACCAGCGTCACTTCGGGCGCCTTGCAGCTGCTGGAGAACCGCTGGAAGGTGAAGTGACGCGGCTGAAGAGCCGGAAAAAAAACAAACAGGGCGTCTGGCCGAAAATTCTCGGTCAGCCGTCCTGTTTTATTTTGCTTCGAAATTCCGCCGCGGAACTACTGCATTTTCACGCCGGGGCGGTCGGGATCGGTTTTCCAGCGGCGGTGGAACCAGAACCACTGCTCGGGGGCGAGGCGCACCATGTCTTCGAGCATGGCGTTGGCTTTTTGCGTCAGGGCGGCGACGTTCTCGCGGCTGCGCTCCTGCAAATTCCCGACGAGATCGGGCAGGAAGACGACGCGGTATTTGAACGGGGCCAGACGCAGCGAGTAGACGGCAAGCAGCGGCAGCTTTGCCGTCAGCGCCAGCGCGGCGGGGCCCTCGACCATGGTGGTGCGGCGGTTCAAAAAGGTCACGGGCACGGCGTGGGGACCGGCGTCCTGATCGGCGAGCAGGGCGATCCAATTGCCGGCCTGCGCCTGCCTGAGCATGTGGCGCACGTTCATGGCCCCCTTGCGCAGCGTGGTCTCGCCGAGGTTGGCGCGGTAGCGTTCGATCAGCGCCGCGAACTCAGGGTTGTCGGCGTCGCGCGCGGCGGGTTGGACGGGATAGCCGTTCCGCAGCAGCCAGCCGCCGAGGATCTCCCAATTACCGAAATGGCCGGCGAGCATAAAGCAGCCGGCGCCGGAGGCCCTCTGCGCGTCGGCGCATTCGCGCCCTTCCACTTCGACGACCATTTTGTTGACGAGAGCGGGATCGTTCTGGCAGGCGAGGAACTCCACGATCATCCACGAGAAGTGACGGTACATGCCGTGCAGCGTTTTTTTGCGCCACGCTTCGTCCTTTTCGGGGAACGAGGCTTTGAGCGCGTCGAGCACCAAACGCCGGCGGATGGGGACGAAGGCGAAAACGCTTCGGAAGAGGCCGTAGAGCGCGCGTCCGCGCCAGTCGGGGTAAGCGAGCGTTTTGCGCAGGAACTCGACGGCCGAAACGGCAAAGCTCATTTTACTTGCGGCCGATCATAAAGTATTTTTTCTTGCCGAGGCGGATCAGCGAGTAGTAGCCACAGAGCACGTCCTGTTCCCTGAGCTGCGCGCCGTCGTCGGCGCGGACGCCGTTGACGGACACGCCGCCGGCTGCGATCAAACGCTTGGCCTCGCCCTTGCTCTTGCACGCGCCCGTTTCGGCAAGCGCGTCGGCGAGCGGCATGGGCAGCGAATCGACTGTGCCGCAAGGCGTCTCGGCCGCCAGCGTGTGGAGCATGTCTTCCGTCAGGTCTTCGGGCGTGTAGGAACCGCCGAAGAGGATCTCGCTGGCGTGTCTGACGTTGGCCGCTACGTTTTCGCCGTGGACGAGCTTGGTGATCTCGTAGGCCAGCACGCGCTGGGCTTCGCGCTTCTCGGGCGACTGCATGTGACGCGCGACCAGCGCGTCGATCTCTTCAAGCGGCAGGAACGTGAAGTAGCGCAGAGTCTTGGCGATCGTGGCGTCTTCGCTGTTGACCCAGAACTGGTAGAACTGGTAGGGCGAAGTCTTGGCGGGATCGAGCCAGACGGCGCCGCCCTCGGTCTTGCCGAACTTGTGCCCGGCGGAGGTGAGCAGCAGCGGATTGGTGCCGCCGTACACCGCCGCGCCCTCTTCGTGCTTGCGGATGAAGTCGATGCCGCTGGTGATGTTGCCCTGCTGGTCGTTGCCGCCCAGCTGCAGGCGGCAGCCGTAGGTCGTATAAAGATGGTAGAAATCGTAGGACTGCAGCAGCGTGTAGGAGAATTCGGTGAAGGACAGGCTCTTGGTCGGGTCCTCGATGCGGCTTCTGACGTGCTCCTTGGCGATCATTTTGTTGATCGTGAAGAACTTGCCCACGTCGCGCAGGAACTCGAGGAAGTTCATGGCGCTCAGCCAGTCGTAGTTGTTGACCAGCAGGGCGGAATTCTCCCCGCAGTCGAAGCTGACGAAGTGCGCCAGCTGCTTTTTGACGCCTTCCACGTTGTGCCTGATCTGATCCATCGTCAGCAGATTGCGTTCGTTGCTCTTCATCGAAGGGTCGCCGATCATGCCCGTGCCGCCGCCGGCCAGCACGATGGGCCGGTGCCCGAGCCGCTGCAGCCAGGCCAGCCCCATCAGCGGGATCAGATGTCCGACGTGCAGGCTGTCTGCGGTGGGGTCGAAGCCCACGTAAGCGGTGACCATGCCCTTGCCGAACAATTCCTTGACGCCGCCGTCGTCCGTCGTCCAGTCGATGAAGCCGCGCGCGCGAAGCACCTCAAGCGCATTTTCCGTCATGCAAAATCAAATCCTTTCGCATCAAAAGAATATAAAATGTGCCGATCAACGAGTCAATAAAGTGTATCTTAGCACATTTGGCGGGGGATAGTTCATGCAGCACAGCTGATTTGAGCTTTTTGTTTGTTCAGAAAAGGCATAAGCGGATCTTTGCCGGCAACTTCGGAGGATCATTCGTGAAAATTCACTCAATAAGCTATTGCAAAAATATAAAATTTATGGCTAAATATTGACTGTGTTTATACTTTAAGCACAAGGTGAGAAAAATGTATGAACAGAATTCAGAGGGAAATATCCTGCTGCGCAAATGCGCCCAAGAAATTGCCGCTGCCGTCGCTTCGGCCATCAATTTCGACGTGATCATCACCGATACGGAAGGCGTTGTCGTCGGTTCCAGCAACGCGGACCGTCTTGAACAGTTTCACGAAGCGTCGCTCTCCGTCGTCGCCAGCGGAGAGAACGCTCGCACCGGCGAGGGGCAGGCGCATCAGCTCAGAGGCACGCTGCCCGGCGTGACGGCGCCCATTCAGAGCATGAACGGCCAGATCGCTGGCACCGTGGCCATCGCCGGAGATCCTGAAAAAGTGGCTCCTTTCGCCACGATCGTGAAGCGGCAGATCGAACTGCTGCTGCGCGAGCGCGAGCTGTACGCCTATTCGGTCAATCGCGAGAGCACGCTGCAGAACCTCGTTCAGGACATCGGCTCCTTCGTCCCCGGCGTCAGCAACGAAGCGCTGCTCCTGTCGCGCGTGTCCGAATACGGTTACGACCGCACCTGGCATTACATTCCCATCGCCGTCGACCTTTACCAGTTCGGCCGTTTCGCCCTGCAGGTCCGCGAGCAGATGCGCAGCCAGAGCGAGAACGCCGAGACTCGCATTCTCAACGTGAAGAAAGCCGTGCTTGCTTCGATCCGCAAACTCTTCGCCGAGCCGCGCGATCTTTCGGCGATGCTCGGCAACAACCGTTTCGTGATCCTTTTCGCGGCCGGCACTGAAAAGATAGAGCATGAAAAATCCATGCTCGAGGAAGCGACGGCGCGCGCGCAAAAGATCCTCCAAGCCATCGAATCCTTCGGTCTCAAGGCCGCCATCGGCATCGGCTCGCTGGCGTTAGGCATCTCCGCGTTGGCGATAAGCTATCAGGAAGCTTGGAAAGCCTTGTTTCTCGGCAAGAAATTCCGCCAGCAGCCGGGCGTGTACAACATCGCCGATTACCGCCTCGAAGACGTGATCACCACGATCGATTCGCCCGTGCGCACGCGCTTTGTCCAGGCCGTAACCGGGGCGTTCCGGCGTTATCCAGACTGGGAGCAGATGCGCGAGACCATCCGCGAGTGGTGCGAAAGCGGTTTTTCGCTGGTCGAGGCGGCGCGGCGCATGCACGTGCACCGCAACACGCTGATTTATCGCCTCGAAAAGCTCAACAAGGAATCGGGACTGGACCTGAAGGACTTCCGAACCTGCCTCAATCTCTATCTGGCGCTCGTGATGGATCGGTACGTCGGCCCCGCGGTCAAGGAGGAAGACCTGTAACCTGGAACCGCGCCCCGGACCCGGCGTGATAAAAGAGATTTTCCGCGCACTTCCCTCTTGACATCGCGCAGAAATATGATATTTTTAGTCGGTATTAATCAACGCTAATCCAAAAAACATCAAGGGGGTAATTCCATATGTCTCTTATCAACAAGGAAGTTTCCGATTTCAAAGTCTCTTCGTATCAGAACAACGAGTTCAAGACTGTCACCAAGGCCGACATCCTCGGCACGTGGAGCGTGTTTTTCTTCTATCCCGCGGACTTCACGTTCGTCTGCCCGACGGAGCTCGAAGATCTGGAGAACAATTACGAAAAGTTCAAGGCGGCCGGGTGCGAAATTTACTCCGTGTCCTGCGACACTCATTTCGTGCACAAGGCGTGGCACGACCACTCCGAGAAGATCTCCAGGCTGACCTATCCGATGCTGGCCGATCCGACGCAGGCGCTGGCGAAGGATTTCGAAGTCCTCATCGAGGCGGAAGGCATCGCCGAAAGAGGGACGTTCATCGTCAATCCCGCGGGGCGGATCGTCGCCTACGAAGTCAATTCCGGCAACGTCGGCCGCAACGCCGACGAACTGTTGCGCAAGCTGCAGGCCTGCCAGTTCGTCGCCGAGCACGGCGATCAGGTCTGCCCGGCCAAGTGGCAGCCCGGCGCGGAGACGCTGAAGCCGAGCCTTGACCTCGTCGGGGCGCTCTAAATGAGCGCGGGCGGCAAAAATCTCTACGACGTCATCATTGTCGGCGGCGGTCCTGCGGGACTGACCGCCGCTCTTTATCTGGCGCGGGCGTGCTACCGCGTGCTGGTCGTGGAGAAGGAAAAATTCGGCGGACAGATCACGATCACGTCCGAAGTGGTCAATTATCCGGGCGTCGAGCGCGCCAGCGGCGCGGAGCTGACGGAAAAGATGCGCCGCCAGGCCGAGAGTTTCGGCGCCGAGTTCCTGCTGGCCGAGGTCACGGGCATAGACGCCGGCGGCGACGTGCGCAAAGTCGCGACCAGCCGCGGCGTTTTCGAGTGCTTCGGTCTGCTCGTCGCCACGGGCGCGCACCCGCGCACGGTCGGCTTCGAGGGCGAGCTGGATTTTCGCGGCCACGGCGTCGCTTACTGCGCGACCTGCGACGGCGAGTTCTTTGCGGGCAAGCCGGTCTTCGTCGTCGGCGGCGGTTTCGCGGCGGCGGAGGAGAGCGTTTTTTTGACCAAGTACGCCTCGCACGTCACCGTGCTGATCCGCAAGGACGATTTTTCCTGCGCCAAGTCGGCGGCCGACGAGGCGAAGCGGCACGAGAAGATCACCGTGCTCACCAACACCGCGGTCGAGAGCGTCTCGGGCGACTCTGTGCTGCGCCGTCTGGTCTACGTCAACGGCAAGACCGGCGAACGCACAGTCTTCGAGCCCGAGAACGGCGACACCTTCGGCGTGTTCGTCTTCGCCGGCTACTCGCCGAGCACGGAACTCGTCAAGGGCATCGTCGAACTGGACGAGCACGGCTACGTCGTCACCGATCGGCAGCAGAAGACCTCGGTGGACGGCATTTACGCCGCCGGCGATGTCTGCATTAAAAAATTGCGCCAGGTCGTCACGGCCGTCGGCGACGGCGCGCTGGCCGCGACCGAACTTGAAAAGTACTGCGCGGAAATGCAGAAGAAGACGGGACTGAAGCCGGAAGTTCCCCACAAGCGCGCGGCCGCGCATCGGCCCGTCGATTCCGGACGCTCGGAAAGCGCGCCGGCGGTTTCGCCGGACGGCGGCCTCTTCAGCGGCGACATGGTCCGGCAGCTGAACGGTCTGTTCGCCAAGATGGGATCGCCGCTGATCCTGCGCCTGACGCTGGACGAACGGCCCGTTTCGCGCGAGCTGGAAAACTACATGGAAGCTCTGGCGCGCCTCACGGACAAGCTCACCGTGGAAAAAAGCGCGGCGACGGACGGCGACGGCGCTCCCTGCGTGAAAATCTGCCGCGCCGACGGCAGCGAAACGGGCGTCGCCTTCCACGGCGTTCCCGGCGGGCACGAGTTCACCTCGTTCGTGCTCGGACTGTACAACCTCGCCGGCCCCGGGCAGCGGCTCGATGACCAGACCAAAGCCCTTATTCGGAAACTCGACCGCGACGTCCACATGACGGTCATGGTCAGCCTGACCTGCACGATGTGCCCGGAGCTGGTGACCGCGGCGGAGCGTATCGCTTCGCTGAATCCGCGCGTTTCCGTCGACATTTACGATCTCAATCATTTCCCGGCGCTGCGGGAAAAATACAACGTCATGAGCGTTCCCTGCTACGTCGTCAACGACGGCCAGCCGATGTTCGGCAAGAAGACGGTCGAGGAACTGCTGTCGCAGCTGTAGAAAGAAGATTTTTTGTACGCAAAACTGACGACGCTTCGTCGCGCGCTGACTGTTTTTCAGCGTTCGACGGAGCGTCGCCGGTTTTTGTTCTTTCTGTGATAAGCTTTTGACGGAAAAAGACGCCTGTTTTCGATAGTTTTCTTAAAATGGACTGATTGACATGCATGAAGAAAGTTATTATACTTAAGTCGCAATTTATTGGATACATTTTTGCCGGTATCTGAGGTCTGGGGGGAAAGCTTTTACGGCCGAAGGCGCAGCGTGTTGAGGCGTTTCTTTTGAGAGGAGTAGCTTGGATGGATATTTTCAGCAATAAATTCGAGAAGAAGTGGGCGCTGATTTTCGGTTTTCTGTTTTTTGTCATCATGATTCCGTTCCCGTTCTTTTACGCGACCCGCTACATCCCCGTGATTTACGGGCTGCCCAGTTTCATCGTTGGCTGGACGGTCCACACGGCGATCACGATGGTCCTGATCGTCGTGTTCTACGCGCAGGCGATGCGCCGCCCCGAGTACCACGAATTTGACGAGGAGAAGGGAGCGTAGTTTATCATGGACGTAGGGACAATGCTCAAACCGATTCCGTCGGTCTTTTACGGCGTTCTGGCGTTTTATTTTGTGCTGATGGCGGGCATCGGTTATTTTTCGGCGAAAAACACCACTACGCTGAAGGACTTCTTCGTCATGAGCGGCAAAGCGGGCGCCATCGTCAGCGGCTTCGCTTATTTCGCCACGCAGTACAGCATGAGCACGTTCATGGGTTGCCCGGCGACCTGTTACAAGGTCGGCTTCGCGGGGCTTTCCATTTCCGTGCCGGGGCTGGTGTTCTCCATGATCATTCCGGCCCTGCTGGTGGGTCGCAAACTCATCAAGCTCGGGCATACGCAAGGCTTTCTGACGCTGGCCGATTATCTGGGCGACCGTTTCGAGTCCAACGGCCTGCGCACGTTCCAGGCGTTGCTGATGATCATCTTCATGATCCCAATGATGGGGGCGCAGACCATCGGCGCCGGCGTGATCCTGCGAGTTTATACGGGCGCGCCCGAGTGGGTGGGCATCGTCGGCATGGGGATCGTGGTCATCCTTTACTGCATGAGCGGCGGCATTCGCGGCGCCATGCTTACCGACGTGATCCAGGGCGGTCTGATGCTGGCCACGGCGATCGTCACGTTTGTGGTATCGGTCAGATTGGGCGGCGGTTTCGAGGCGATCTCGACGAAGCTGCTTGAGCTCAATCCCGCCTACATGTCTCATCCCGGCGTTGGCAGGGCTTACGGTTGGGCGAACTACGTGTCGATGATCGTGCTGTGGAGCTTTTTCTCGATCTCGCAGCCGACGCTGGTGACGAAGTTCTTCGCCATGAAAGACTACAAGGTCATGTTCAAGGCCACGATTCTCGGCACGCTGGGCATGTGGATCGCCGCGACGCTGATCGAGTGGTCGGGCGTCAACGGCATCGTTTCCATTCCCGGACTGCAGGGCAAGGACATCGACTTCATCGTGCCGCTGCTGCTGCAGAAGAGTCTTTCGCCCGTCATTTCCTCGCTGCTGATCACGGGCATCATGGCGGCCGGCATGTCGACGATCGACTCGCTGCTGATCTCCGCCACGGGCGCGATCACGCGCGACATTTATCAGAGGCGCGTCAATCCGCAGGCGACCGACGGCCAGATTCTGCGCCTGTCGCGCTACGTCACGGTGATCATCGGCGTGATCGCCATCTGCTTCGGCGTTTCCCGTCCCGCGACGATCTTCAAGCTGATCCTGTTCGCGTTCGGCGGGCTGGGGATCTGGACGGCGCCGGTGCTGCTGGGGCTCTACTGGAAGGGCGCGACCCGCGCGGGCGCGTTCGCCGGCGTGGCGGTGGGCGAGGCGCTTTTTGTCCTGATGACGCTGAAGCGTCCCGGCTGGGCGTTCGGCTTCAACCCGCTGATAGTCTGCTGGGCGTATGCGATGATCGTCATGACCGTCGTCAGTCTGGTGACCCGCAGGGCTTCGGACAAGACGCTGAAGCGGCATTTCGCCTAAGAATCGCAGAGAGCCCTGCTGCAAGCCGCCCGGCGCGCGGCGGGGCTCTCTCTTTGCCGGAAGTATGGGAGGGATTGAAAAATGTATTTGGCTTCGATGACGTGGCACGAGTTCCACGAAGCGACTTCCGACGATCTGCTGGCGTTGGTCCCGCTGGGAAGCACCGAGCAGCACGGCTCGATCGGACCGCTGGGCACCGATTTCGCGATCCCGGAAGAGATGGCGCGCCGGCTCGAGGCACAGTATCCCGATCGCCTGGTCGTGCTGCCGACGATGCCCTACGGCGTGTGCCCTTATCACACGGAGTTTAGCGGCACGATCGACATCGGCACGGCGGCGCTGCAGTCGGTGATGACGAGCGTCGCCGAGCATCTGATGAACGCCGGCGTGCGCCGTTTCGCATTTCTCAACGGTCACGGCGGCAACGATCCGGCACTGGAGGCGGCCTGTCTGGGGATTTACGAGCGCGGCGGCCTTGGGGCGATCCTGGACTGGTGGACGATCGCCCGCGAGCTGGATCCGCGCTGGGGCGGCGGCCACGGCGGCGGTCAGGAGGCGGTGGTGATGATGGCGCTGCGCCCCGACTGGGTGCGCAAGGAAAAGAACTTTGTCCCCGAGGAGATCCGGTCGCTGACGCCGGAACTGAAAAGCGCGTACGGCAACGCGATCGCCTTCAAAGGCGCCACGGTGAAGATCATCCGCTCGACGGACGCTTTCACCAAGACGGGCACCTTCGGCGGCGGCGACGACAGCTGCGCCAAGGCCGACGCGGCGTGGGGGCGCGAGATCTTCGAGGGAACGGTGCGTTACCTGGGCGATTTCGTGGAAGAGTTCCTGAAAGCCCCTCTGCCGGCGGCGAAATGCTGACGGCGGCGGAGAAGGAGTCCCTCGGCGCGATCGAGAGTCTGGCGTTGTAATCGTTGAGAAAAGCCGGTATTCGATCAAAAGTCGGCACAGGCTTTTTGATCGGCGAAGAGAGTCGGAGAGATGGAAAAAGAAGCGCGTTTCCGCGGTTGAAACGATTGCGGAAGACGCGCTTCTTTGTTTTTTTGTCGAGAGATCATTTGGCGGCGCGGAACGTGAGCAGCGTGATTTCGGCGGGATCCATGAGCCGCAGCGGAAAACCGTTCCAGAGCGACGTGCCGGGGCTGTTGAACAGTTTCATGCCGCCGACGTCGTACCAGCCCTTGACGAAGC from Pyramidobacter piscolens W5455 includes these protein-coding regions:
- a CDS encoding TRAP transporter large permease — translated: MNGFLLLAVFFALMLFGVPLYASLTMAGLLGILDAGGPALLRVVPQQFFGGMDSFSLMAIPFFILTGTLMNRSGLTDRLIDFSRLAVGSVRGGLGYVNVVGSVIFAGVNGSAAADASALGSILIPAMVKEGFPVSYAAGITAGSSLIGPIIPPSIFMIIYASMTNTSIGGLFAAGVAPGIALGLAYMVMNWYYVRKYDVPKTDLTGVYAQKWRILFRSLLALLAPCIIMCGIMSGVVTPTESGALAAAYCVFAGVAVTRRLTLRGFAEAIGETVRLTSAIFLIMGAASVVGWYLKWERVTQAFSQVIVDAGLLGHPWLLMVVLSLIVFVIGMFMEEISVMTLLTPVFAPLAAKAGIDPFHFGVVMTLNVTIALITPPVGACNYIVAAVGKVPLGEMFRRIWPFVLAALAVQLVIVTFPVFTTYIPRLMGL
- the ahpC gene encoding alkyl hydroperoxide reductase subunit C — its product is MSLINKEVSDFKVSSYQNNEFKTVTKADILGTWSVFFFYPADFTFVCPTELEDLENNYEKFKAAGCEIYSVSCDTHFVHKAWHDHSEKISRLTYPMLADPTQALAKDFEVLIEAEGIAERGTFIVNPAGRIVAYEVNSGNVGRNADELLRKLQACQFVAEHGDQVCPAKWQPGAETLKPSLDLVGAL
- a CDS encoding CdaR family transcriptional regulator, whose amino-acid sequence is MYEQNSEGNILLRKCAQEIAAAVASAINFDVIITDTEGVVVGSSNADRLEQFHEASLSVVASGENARTGEGQAHQLRGTLPGVTAPIQSMNGQIAGTVAIAGDPEKVAPFATIVKRQIELLLRERELYAYSVNRESTLQNLVQDIGSFVPGVSNEALLLSRVSEYGYDRTWHYIPIAVDLYQFGRFALQVREQMRSQSENAETRILNVKKAVLASIRKLFAEPRDLSAMLGNNRFVILFAAGTEKIEHEKSMLEEATARAQKILQAIESFGLKAAIGIGSLALGISALAISYQEAWKALFLGKKFRQQPGVYNIADYRLEDVITTIDSPVRTRFVQAVTGAFRRYPDWEQMRETIREWCESGFSLVEAARRMHVHRNTLIYRLEKLNKESGLDLKDFRTCLNLYLALVMDRYVGPAVKEEDL
- a CDS encoding sodium:solute symporter family protein, with the protein product MDVGTMLKPIPSVFYGVLAFYFVLMAGIGYFSAKNTTTLKDFFVMSGKAGAIVSGFAYFATQYSMSTFMGCPATCYKVGFAGLSISVPGLVFSMIIPALLVGRKLIKLGHTQGFLTLADYLGDRFESNGLRTFQALLMIIFMIPMMGAQTIGAGVILRVYTGAPEWVGIVGMGIVVILYCMSGGIRGAMLTDVIQGGLMLATAIVTFVVSVRLGGGFEAISTKLLELNPAYMSHPGVGRAYGWANYVSMIVLWSFFSISQPTLVTKFFAMKDYKVMFKATILGTLGMWIAATLIEWSGVNGIVSIPGLQGKDIDFIVPLLLQKSLSPVISSLLITGIMAAGMSTIDSLLISATGAITRDIYQRRVNPQATDGQILRLSRYVTVIIGVIAICFGVSRPATIFKLILFAFGGLGIWTAPVLLGLYWKGATRAGAFAGVAVGEALFVLMTLKRPGWAFGFNPLIVCWAYAMIVMTVVSLVTRRASDKTLKRHFA
- a CDS encoding amino acid ABC transporter ATP-binding protein gives rise to the protein MTHAIEVKDLHKSFGSLDVLKGVSLNVDEGEVITVIGPSGSGKSTLARCIARLEKIDSGEIYVYGRRMDGGKMSNAMESELLGMIFQQFNLFPHLSVLENVAIAPMKVRGKSRAEAEKTAGELLERVGLGDKIEAFPAQLSGGQQQRVAIARALAMDPKVMLFDEPTSALDPELVGDVLSVIADLARSGMTMMIITHEMLFAREVSDRVVFMADGHIVELGTPDDIFVHPQKERTRAFLQRVLSHYGAAVAEEAK
- a CDS encoding FAD-dependent oxidoreductase, coding for MSAGGKNLYDVIIVGGGPAGLTAALYLARACYRVLVVEKEKFGGQITITSEVVNYPGVERASGAELTEKMRRQAESFGAEFLLAEVTGIDAGGDVRKVATSRGVFECFGLLVATGAHPRTVGFEGELDFRGHGVAYCATCDGEFFAGKPVFVVGGGFAAAEESVFLTKYASHVTVLIRKDDFSCAKSAADEAKRHEKITVLTNTAVESVSGDSVLRRLVYVNGKTGERTVFEPENGDTFGVFVFAGYSPSTELVKGIVELDEHGYVVTDRQQKTSVDGIYAAGDVCIKKLRQVVTAVGDGALAATELEKYCAEMQKKTGLKPEVPHKRAAAHRPVDSGRSESAPAVSPDGGLFSGDMVRQLNGLFAKMGSPLILRLTLDERPVSRELENYMEALARLTDKLTVEKSAATDGDGAPCVKICRADGSETGVAFHGVPGGHEFTSFVLGLYNLAGPGQRLDDQTKALIRKLDRDVHMTVMVSLTCTMCPELVTAAERIASLNPRVSVDIYDLNHFPALREKYNVMSVPCYVVNDGQPMFGKKTVEELLSQL
- the tyrS gene encoding tyrosine--tRNA ligase — translated: MTENALEVLRARGFIDWTTDDGGVKELFGKGMVTAYVGFDPTADSLHVGHLIPLMGLAWLQRLGHRPIVLAGGGTGMIGDPSMKSNERNLLTMDQIRHNVEGVKKQLAHFVSFDCGENSALLVNNYDWLSAMNFLEFLRDVGKFFTINKMIAKEHVRSRIEDPTKSLSFTEFSYTLLQSYDFYHLYTTYGCRLQLGGNDQQGNITSGIDFIRKHEEGAAVYGGTNPLLLTSAGHKFGKTEGGAVWLDPAKTSPYQFYQFWVNSEDATIAKTLRYFTFLPLEEIDALVARHMQSPEKREAQRVLAYEITKLVHGENVAANVRHASEILFGGSYTPEDLTEDMLHTLAAETPCGTVDSLPMPLADALAETGACKSKGEAKRLIAAGGVSVNGVRADDGAQLREQDVLCGYYSLIRLGKKKYFMIGRK
- a CDS encoding creatininase family protein, whose protein sequence is MYLASMTWHEFHEATSDDLLALVPLGSTEQHGSIGPLGTDFAIPEEMARRLEAQYPDRLVVLPTMPYGVCPYHTEFSGTIDIGTAALQSVMTSVAEHLMNAGVRRFAFLNGHGGNDPALEAACLGIYERGGLGAILDWWTIARELDPRWGGGHGGGQEAVVMMALRPDWVRKEKNFVPEEIRSLTPELKSAYGNAIAFKGATVKIIRSTDAFTKTGTFGGGDDSCAKADAAWGREIFEGTVRYLGDFVEEFLKAPLPAAKC
- a CDS encoding amino acid ABC transporter permease, with product MELDFSVLIPYMHMFWKGVCVTIQASFFGVLFGSALGIFIGSFRVMPFKPLRYLMATYIYVLRGTPLMIQLFLIYFGLPALGVNLDAATAGILGIGINSSGYVGEIVRGGIEGVPKGQWEAAKMLGLSYWQTMKSIILPQAIRHMLPAIGNEFVTLIKESSLLSVLAISDLTMVGQQVRSVTYASFETFIFVALVYLVLTSVTSGALQLLENRWKVK
- a CDS encoding lysophospholipid acyltransferase family protein, translated to MSFAVSAVEFLRKTLAYPDWRGRALYGLFRSVFAFVPIRRRLVLDALKASFPEKDEAWRKKTLHGMYRHFSWMIVEFLACQNDPALVNKMVVEVEGRECADAQRASGAGCFMLAGHFGNWEILGGWLLRNGYPVQPAARDADNPEFAALIERYRANLGETTLRKGAMNVRHMLRQAQAGNWIALLADQDAGPHAVPVTFLNRRTTMVEGPAALALTAKLPLLAVYSLRLAPFKYRVVFLPDLVGNLQERSRENVAALTQKANAMLEDMVRLAPEQWFWFHRRWKTDPDRPGVKMQ